catcttttcagtattCTCTCCAAGTTTTGCAGATAGATTTCATATGTTTGCCCAtagactgagaaatcatccataaagatttcaactgAGTCTTCAAGGTTCTCggagaagattgccatcatacacATTTGAAACGTACTGAGCACATTCATTGTCCAAAAGGCATGCGACGAAAGGCAAACGTTCCATATAGACAGGTGAACATGGTCTTTTCTTGACCCTTTGGTGCTATCAAAATTTGGTCATAGCCTACGTACCCATCAAGGAAACAGAAATAGTCATTTCCTATTTGTCGGtcgagcatttgatcaatgaaagataaggggaaatgatctttctttgtcgcCGCATTGAGTTTCCTGTAGTCCACACAGATCCATCAACTTGTGATAGTCCCTATGGGAATCAACTCGTTATTTGCGCTAGGGACTACTGTCATCCCACACTTCAGTCTGCGTTGAGGTTCTATCGAGCCTTTCTGGTTCTCTTCAAGTTGAATTCGATGCATGCAATACCTTGGGCTATTACCTCTGATGTCTGCGAGCATCCATCCGATTGCtctaatatatttctttagaatattGAGAAActcagtttctttttcttcggGTAACGTAGAGGATATGATGACTGGTAAGGTTTCATTCTGGCCAAGGAAAACGTACTTCAATTGTTTTTGTAGAGTTTTTAGCTCCAGTGTAGGTGGTTGCTCTAGGGAGGGCTtctgtgcttttttttttttatttatccaAATTTAACATTTCTTCATAGTTCACTATTTCTGTTATTGCATGGCAAGTTTCTAAGGATGTTGTCGTatcctctctttcttcattttcttcttcggACTCCCAATCTTCAATGCAAGTGTGTTCATTGTTGGAATCTAATAAGCCTTCTTCTTCTGGGAACTTCATTGCCTTGATAATattaaacctgagcttctttccattgatgctcattgtgatttctcctttgtgcacgtctatttgagcacgaccagtaGACAAGAAGGGTTGTCCCAATGTGATTGGCACATCTTTGTCCGCCTCATAATCTAGGATAATTAAGTCTGTAGGTAGAATGAATTTGTCGATTGTTACCAAGGCATCCTTTAATTTTCCTTCGGGTGTACCAGGGTCCTATCTGCAAGTTGGAAAGTCACTGTTGTAGGTGTTAGCTGAcctacattcaattgtttgaagattgacaggggcattaagtttatgcttgccccaagatcgtataatgcttgaccaatgtagatacctcctattgagcagggtattgtaAAGCTGCCTGGGTCGAacatctttggtgggattatagtATTTGATTCTTttgttaatgccaccgtggcgaATTTTCCCGTGCTTCTCTTCTTTGAAACaatgtccttaaaaaacttGGCATATACCGGCATCTGCTCTATCGCTTCTAtaaatggaatattgatgtgtattTGTTTCAATATTTCCAGGAAGCGATGATACTGAACTTcatccttttgtttctttttcagtcttCGAGGAAATGGAGGTAGCTGTACTTTCACTATTCCATGGTTTGGAGTCTTAGAGGTGATCGCATCTTCAGGTTCCATAGTCTTGGACTCCTTTGACTCAGTTTGCGACAAACGGTTCTTTGATTCAATCATAGGTTGCTCCTTTGAATCGGTCTTGCTAGGCTCCTTCCTGACTTCTACATCGCCTTTCCACTTCTTAGGGTGATTTCTTGGTAGTGTTCTTTCCTTGTATTCCCTGGATTGCGTGGAAGATTAGTTGAGCTAGGCATGTCCCTTGAGGTCTGTTTTTTAGCTCTCCCGCAATATGTCCtatttgaatttccaaattgCGGATGGATGTAGCTTGGTTTTGAAGGACCGTTTCATTCTTTTTGATGTATTACTTTAACAAGTTCTCCAGGGATGATGATGGTGGTGTTTGAGAGCTACTAGCTTGCTGTTGCTGCTGTCCGTTAGTTCTTTGGAAAAATCCTGGTGGTGTTTCTCTCTGAGCCATAGGTTGACTGTCTTGTTGTTGGTTgtttttccaagcaaaattaTGGTGAATTCGCCACCctgggttgtaagtgtttgaaaaaggaTTGTTTTTGACAAAGTAGATTGATTGAGGATTTCGTGGACACTCCTTAACAGAATGCGATTCTTCACATGCAACACAACTGGTGCTTGTTTGCTCTATTGCATTGACTTGCCCACTTCTAGTTCCTGAATTGTTTATTTCAATGCCCTGCAAcaaatttatcatcgcattcatctgattttgcaatgatacgATGGCACCATTACTTGCGTTACCTTCTCTGGGTTTTGCCCTTTGATCACTTTCTTGCTAATCTTTGTGGTTTTTCGAGATGCGATCAATAATGTTCTTtgcctcatcatatgttttgtccaACAAACCTTAtactgctgccgcattggcagctgtctgcGATGTAGAATTgagtccatgatagaaaatctccatttagAGGCAATCTGGCAATCCATTATGTGGGCAGTCGCGTACTAGTCTCTTGAATCTTGCCCATGCGTCACTGAGCGgttcatcttcttcttattcaaaattggtGATCAGTTTCATTCTTCTGGCATTCTCAGTGggagggaaatatttcttcataaacttttccacaaCTTGCTCCCATGAAATTATttctcctggttcgagagagTAAGCCTATTTtcttgctttatcgcatagagaaaatggaaataacGTGATTCGAACCTTTTTTGGGGAaatattagggaacacaaaagtgttacaaatttcaatgaagcttcGTAGATGGGCGTGCAGATCTTCACCATGCCGTCCTCCGATCTGCCCTGCTGtttgtatcatttgtaacattactgGCTTCATTTGGAACCTTGATCCATCAAATGCTGgtctcatgattcccggagagaaatcatacaggtttggtgacgcatagtcccggatgggtctattgcgatcactTGCCAATAGGATAGGATTTGCCATTATGTTGTTTTCATTTGCTACTCGTTCTTTAGGTTGTTCAACCATTCTGTGAGCTCTTCCTTGTCGTTTACGTCAGTTTTTCTGTCATCTGCGAAaggttctttcaatctctgggtcgtagttgggctcaggAGTATATCCTTCACTCATGCGATGCTTGCTTCTTCCTTTACCAAAGGAATGACAATGCAACAAAggtcgaaagctgcaaagatcaaagaggtttgatgtTAGCGTAATCTATACCatagtccccgacaacgacgccaaaCACTTGATGCGTTGGTTTATCATGTGATGATGTGTGGATGTCATGATATGTGGATGTCATGATCgtacaagttttcctaaaaaagcccaagtataagccttcttaggttcctagtaagtccatagttgaacacaaggactactaaatagatatgcgacagactctctgattctattgcggtggtgataaagaagtagatggtgttttgatttagactttcctatgcgatggagttgAACATGGAGTGAAGAAAGCGTAGAATTAt
This DNA window, taken from Benincasa hispida cultivar B227 chromosome 6, ASM972705v1, whole genome shotgun sequence, encodes the following:
- the LOC120079130 gene encoding uncharacterized protein LOC120079130; translation: MDCQIASKWRFSIMDSILHRRQLPMRQQYKGIEINNSGTRSGQVNAIEQTSTSCVACEESHSVKECPRNPQSIYFVKNNPFSNTYNPGWRIHHNFAWKNNQQQDSQPMAQRETPPGFFQRTNGQQQQQASSSQTPPSSSLENLLKEYKERTLPRNHPKKWKGDVEVRKEPSKTDSKEQPMIESKNRLSQTESKESKTMEPEDAITSKTPNHGIVKVQLPPFPRRLKKKQKDEVQYHRFLEILKQIHINIPFIEAIEQMPVYAKFFKDIVSKKRSTGKFATVALTKESNTIIPPKMFDPGSFTIPCSIGGQLTPTTVTFQLADRTLVHPKEN